In the Fibrobacter sp. UWT2 genome, one interval contains:
- the glgB gene encoding 1,4-alpha-glucan branching protein GlgB encodes MEWNDFTSLTSEDMRAIWDFNTKDPFSILGLHPLNTDRGVKTVIRAYQPQASFIRGESCDGEFEFDFMKLGNTGFFEAILDKEYEPFFYNLIIKQDDGNEYTLTDPYAFLPVLSDFDRHLISSGTHYELYRKLGANLVEHQGFKGVHFAVWAPNARAVSVVGSFNSWDGRRHQMRMLGSTGIWEIFIPNIGEGELYRFEIHGADGNLHVKVDPLAKLSEVRPATASITTHLDGYEWGDDLYMTTHWATKVFGSPMNIYEVHAGSWRRDPANPDRFLNWDELADTLIPYLKEMGYTHVEFLPLAEHPLDESWGYQVTGYYSPTSRYGTPDQFRHFVDLCHQNEIGVIVDWVPAHFPKDAHALGRFDGTACYEHADPRQGEHPHWGTYIFNLGRNEVKNFLIANAMYWLKEFHCDGLRVDAVASMLYLDYGKGPGQWVPNKDGGNINYDTLEFLKHLNSIMGRLTPHAILIAEESTSFPSITRPPEQGGLGFHYKWNMGWMNDFLSYIQHEPIHRKYHHNQLTFSMVYAYSENFIQVFSHDEVVHGKGSMLGKMPGDNWQKFANLRLTYAFQYAHPGKKLNFMGNDFGQFREWNEKRSLDWHLVSWDSHGKLLQMMKVLNHLYKENAPFWEIDHYYTGFEWIWCDDADNSIVSFVRKDDHGNEILCVFNFTPVVRNDYRLGAPTRGKWKEIFNTDASMFGGSNVGNFGEVWTQDIPWQNRQWSLNIKLPPLAAVYFRLER; translated from the coding sequence ATGGAATGGAATGACTTCACGAGCTTGACTTCGGAAGACATGCGTGCCATTTGGGATTTTAATACAAAGGATCCTTTTTCCATCTTGGGTTTGCATCCGCTGAATACGGACCGCGGCGTGAAGACGGTGATTCGCGCTTACCAGCCGCAGGCTAGCTTTATTCGCGGTGAATCTTGCGACGGCGAGTTCGAGTTCGACTTCATGAAGCTTGGCAACACGGGATTTTTCGAAGCCATTCTCGACAAGGAATACGAACCGTTCTTTTATAACTTGATTATCAAGCAGGACGACGGCAACGAATACACGCTGACTGACCCGTATGCATTCCTCCCTGTACTTAGCGACTTTGACCGCCACTTGATTTCCAGCGGCACGCACTACGAACTGTACCGCAAGTTGGGCGCAAACCTTGTAGAACACCAGGGCTTTAAAGGCGTACACTTTGCTGTTTGGGCTCCGAACGCCCGCGCGGTCTCCGTGGTCGGTAGCTTTAACAGCTGGGACGGCCGCCGCCACCAGATGCGCATGCTCGGCAGCACCGGCATTTGGGAAATCTTTATTCCGAACATTGGCGAAGGCGAACTCTACCGCTTTGAAATTCATGGTGCCGACGGCAACCTGCACGTGAAGGTGGACCCGCTCGCAAAACTCAGCGAAGTCCGCCCGGCAACCGCCTCCATTACCACGCACCTCGATGGCTACGAATGGGGTGATGACCTTTACATGACTACGCATTGGGCAACCAAGGTCTTCGGTTCGCCGATGAACATTTACGAAGTCCACGCAGGCTCTTGGCGTCGCGACCCCGCAAATCCGGATCGTTTCCTCAACTGGGACGAACTTGCAGACACCTTGATTCCGTACCTTAAGGAAATGGGCTACACGCACGTGGAATTCTTGCCGCTTGCCGAACACCCGCTCGATGAATCTTGGGGCTACCAGGTGACCGGTTACTACTCCCCCACGAGCCGTTACGGTACGCCTGACCAGTTCCGCCATTTTGTGGACCTTTGCCACCAGAACGAAATCGGCGTGATTGTGGACTGGGTTCCGGCCCACTTCCCGAAGGATGCTCACGCACTCGGACGTTTCGACGGCACCGCCTGTTACGAACACGCCGACCCGCGCCAGGGCGAGCACCCGCACTGGGGCACCTACATTTTCAACCTGGGCCGCAACGAAGTCAAGAACTTCCTGATTGCAAACGCCATGTACTGGCTCAAGGAATTCCACTGCGACGGCCTGCGCGTCGACGCTGTGGCATCGATGCTTTACCTCGACTACGGTAAGGGCCCCGGCCAGTGGGTGCCGAACAAGGATGGCGGCAATATCAACTACGATACGCTCGAATTCCTGAAGCACCTGAACAGCATCATGGGCCGCCTCACGCCGCATGCAATCTTGATTGCCGAAGAATCCACCAGCTTCCCGAGCATTACGCGTCCGCCTGAACAGGGCGGCCTCGGCTTCCACTACAAGTGGAACATGGGCTGGATGAACGACTTCCTCAGCTATATTCAGCACGAACCGATTCACCGTAAGTACCACCACAACCAGCTGACTTTCAGCATGGTGTACGCCTACAGCGAAAACTTCATCCAGGTGTTCAGCCACGACGAAGTGGTTCACGGCAAGGGTTCAATGCTCGGTAAGATGCCGGGAGATAACTGGCAGAAGTTTGCAAACCTCCGCCTCACCTACGCCTTCCAGTACGCGCATCCGGGCAAGAAACTCAACTTCATGGGCAACGATTTCGGTCAGTTCCGCGAATGGAACGAAAAGCGCTCCCTCGACTGGCACTTGGTCAGCTGGGATAGCCACGGCAAGCTCCTGCAGATGATGAAGGTTTTGAACCACCTGTACAAGGAAAACGCCCCGTTCTGGGAAATCGACCACTACTACACTGGCTTTGAATGGATCTGGTGCGACGACGCCGACAATTCCATCGTAAGTTTTGTGCGTAAGGACGACCACGGAAACGAAATCCTCTGCGTGTTCAACTTCACGCCGGTAGTCCGCAATGACTACCGCCTGGGCGCTCCGACTCGCGGCAAGTGGAAGGAAATCTTCAACACGGACGCTAGCATGTTTGGCGGCTCAAACGTGGGGAACTTCGGCGAAGTCTGGACGCAGGACATTCCGTGGCAGAACCGCCAGTGGAGCCTGAATATCAAGCTCCCGCCGCTGGCCGCAGTCTACTTCCGCTTGGAAAGATAA
- a CDS encoding RNA methyltransferase: MRKFRVVLVEPEHPHNVGFVARAMHCYALDELYIVYPRRDKVIENSYHTAPNSHEVLDKATIVHKFEDAIGDCACAVAFSRRIYGSAIKHTMMPGLSELLPENGTIALVFGRESCGLETEEVNACTYQCEIPVPGLMSLNLAQAVTVGLYELCRSGALANGEGRAKRGSKGACETAPATIDQIDSFKKFLDRYLTGQYHDQSWRDNFLNTLLQRLHPTRNELSALFGLIRNLAKKPARLEQAADKAAAQKAAKAAETAESTESK; this comes from the coding sequence ATGCGCAAATTCAGAGTCGTTTTAGTAGAACCGGAACATCCGCACAATGTGGGTTTTGTTGCCCGCGCCATGCACTGCTATGCCCTCGATGAACTTTATATTGTTTACCCGAGGCGCGACAAGGTCATCGAAAATTCTTACCATACGGCTCCGAACAGCCACGAGGTCTTGGACAAGGCGACCATCGTTCACAAGTTCGAAGATGCTATTGGCGATTGCGCTTGCGCGGTTGCGTTTAGTCGCCGCATTTACGGTTCTGCCATCAAGCATACGATGATGCCTGGGCTTTCGGAATTGTTGCCTGAAAATGGTACGATTGCGCTGGTGTTCGGCCGCGAATCTTGCGGGCTTGAAACCGAAGAAGTGAACGCTTGCACCTACCAGTGCGAAATCCCGGTGCCGGGACTCATGAGCTTGAACTTGGCGCAGGCGGTGACGGTGGGCCTTTATGAACTTTGCCGCAGTGGTGCGCTTGCCAATGGTGAAGGCCGTGCAAAGCGGGGGAGCAAGGGTGCCTGCGAAACGGCCCCGGCAACCATCGACCAGATCGACAGTTTCAAGAAGTTCCTGGACCGCTATCTGACTGGCCAGTATCACGACCAGTCTTGGCGCGACAACTTCCTCAATACGCTCTTGCAGCGTTTGCATCCAACCCGCAACGAACTTTCCGCTTTGTTTGGCCTCATCCGTAATCTTGCAAAAAAGCCTGCCCGTCTGGAACAGGCCGCCGACAAGGCCGCGGCACAGAAAGCCGCTAAGGCTGCCGAAACGGCCGAGTCTACTGAATCGAAATAA
- a CDS encoding sugar phosphate nucleotidyltransferase: protein MENSPLNNDSLNVLILAAGLGTRLRPLTNDVPKPLVPVVDASILDLQARKARAIGNVRLHANAHYLADQVVSAGGTLGFEKVWVELPDILGTAGPLKRIYNEGYRGGLLIMNGDAYCDFDLKAFVENAQALAVQLNGPQVALLAVDFPKVNTFRVGADGRLAGVVGRFGSEDGLPATFSGVSWYSDEALSRIRDGEFDIREFWKQEIAAGRAPFVDMTQLHATWIDMGSPEGLMSAVEARLKELGRDVNEAVVEEGVQVPASAKIIHSVLYKGAVISENEVIQDEIRGKDFSWKIAPNH from the coding sequence ATGGAAAATTCCCCCTTGAATAACGATTCCCTGAACGTTTTGATTCTGGCGGCTGGCCTTGGAACCCGTCTGCGTCCACTGACAAATGACGTGCCGAAGCCCCTTGTTCCCGTGGTTGACGCCTCGATTTTGGATTTGCAGGCCCGTAAGGCGCGTGCCATCGGAAATGTTCGTTTGCACGCAAATGCCCATTACTTGGCTGATCAGGTTGTTTCGGCGGGTGGAACTTTAGGTTTCGAAAAAGTCTGGGTGGAGCTGCCCGACATTCTCGGAACGGCCGGCCCGCTCAAGCGTATTTATAATGAAGGATATCGTGGCGGTCTCCTGATTATGAATGGCGACGCCTATTGCGATTTTGACTTGAAGGCTTTTGTAGAAAATGCGCAGGCGTTGGCTGTTCAGCTGAATGGCCCGCAGGTGGCCTTGCTTGCGGTTGATTTCCCGAAGGTGAACACATTCCGCGTGGGTGCGGATGGTCGCTTGGCCGGCGTGGTCGGCCGTTTCGGTAGTGAAGATGGTCTGCCTGCGACGTTCTCGGGTGTTTCGTGGTACAGCGACGAGGCTCTTTCGCGCATTCGCGACGGGGAATTCGATATCCGTGAATTCTGGAAGCAAGAGATTGCGGCGGGTCGCGCTCCGTTCGTGGACATGACGCAACTGCATGCGACTTGGATTGATATGGGCTCGCCCGAAGGCTTGATGTCGGCGGTGGAGGCTCGCTTGAAGGAACTTGGCCGCGACGTAAACGAAGCCGTTGTCGAAGAAGGTGTTCAAGTGCCCGCTTCAGCAAAGATTATTCATTCTGTCTTATATAAGGGTGCTGTTATTTCTGAAAATGAAGTTATTCAGGATGAAATTCGAGGAAAAGACTTCTCCTGGAAAATCGCTCCTAACCACTAA
- a CDS encoding dUTP diphosphatase has protein sequence MTTKTIKIQYLDESIPKLTYVGGKSDWIDLAAAENVTLKAGEFRLIHLGVAMKLPEGFEAHIAPRSSTFKNFGILQANSVGVVDSSYCGANDWWKMPVYATRDVTIEKGSRIAQFRIMEIQPTLTFEEGSLDGADRGGFGSTGI, from the coding sequence ATGACCACGAAGACAATTAAAATTCAGTACCTCGATGAATCTATCCCGAAACTCACATACGTTGGCGGCAAGTCCGACTGGATTGACCTTGCCGCGGCAGAGAACGTGACTCTCAAGGCGGGGGAGTTCCGCCTGATTCATCTGGGCGTTGCGATGAAATTGCCTGAGGGTTTCGAGGCGCATATTGCACCGCGCAGTTCCACGTTCAAGAATTTCGGCATCCTGCAGGCGAATTCCGTGGGTGTGGTCGATTCTAGTTACTGCGGCGCAAACGACTGGTGGAAAATGCCCGTTTACGCCACCCGCGACGTGACCATCGAGAAGGGGAGCCGCATCGCGCAGTTCCGCATCATGGAAATCCAGCCGACGCTCACCTTCGAAGAAGGCTCTCTCGACGGTGCCGACCGCGGCGGATTCGGCAGCACGGGAATCTAG
- a CDS encoding thioredoxin domain-containing protein — MKRLPIVALAVCFAGLVACNQASAGGSFNQQARLDNLEKDFKQVKEEFEIIKYALDKRGISLEQARAEMEADNKVWDIPDEDSPVFGNTKNPKLTIVEFTEFQCPYCSRIAPVMKELNEKYPDKIKFVYKHFPLSFHSNARAAAASSIAAQKQGKFWEYRYALAPHSRELGDSIYVEVAKQIGLNVEQFKKDMVLDSAMNARIDKDFQLGTEVGVQGTPNFYINGKRQDRFSPELVEKLLKEAK, encoded by the coding sequence ATGAAACGTCTCCCCATTGTCGCTCTCGCAGTATGTTTCGCTGGTCTCGTTGCCTGCAATCAGGCTTCCGCCGGCGGTTCGTTCAACCAGCAGGCCAGGCTTGATAACCTCGAAAAGGATTTCAAGCAGGTTAAGGAAGAATTCGAAATCATCAAGTATGCCCTCGACAAGCGCGGCATCTCTCTGGAACAGGCCCGCGCTGAAATGGAAGCGGACAACAAGGTTTGGGACATTCCCGACGAAGATAGCCCGGTCTTTGGCAACACCAAGAACCCGAAGCTCACGATTGTTGAATTTACCGAATTCCAGTGCCCGTACTGCTCCCGCATCGCTCCGGTCATGAAGGAACTCAACGAAAAGTATCCGGACAAGATCAAGTTCGTGTACAAGCACTTCCCGCTCAGCTTCCACTCCAATGCTCGCGCCGCAGCTGCCTCTTCTATCGCTGCTCAGAAGCAGGGCAAGTTCTGGGAATACCGCTACGCCCTCGCTCCGCATAGCCGCGAACTCGGCGACTCCATCTATGTGGAAGTTGCAAAGCAGATCGGTTTGAACGTGGAACAGTTCAAGAAGGACATGGTGCTTGACTCTGCCATGAACGCCCGTATCGACAAGGACTTCCAGCTCGGTACCGAAGTCGGCGTGCAGGGTACCCCGAACTTCTACATCAACGGCAAGCGTCAGGACCGTTTCAGCCCGGAACTGGTTGAAAAGCTCCTCAAGGAAGCCAAGTAA
- a CDS encoding carbohydrate binding domain-containing protein has translation MMKRTLTAATVALLGFGVTATMAQPKAPRVVPYKFFDEQYRPGGFDYAYGGKSKGITITKDGGYKSKAALNIKLDPSEYSGASVCLYNETFDLNKFMLDSKLEFMIKGKKGGEAVKVGLLDEEVSDGKKTQVVLPMNKYIQGGAVTTDWKKVSIPLVDFPDRGLYWDNTRKSEFPARIDWDKIAEIRFSIDKSGASDFEIWVDNIEIVKGNKKAAPKKKVVYWDENNDVIDGPKNPEKLDGKAKPVKNGTFYDNQLKGFSYSYGGLSAQREADSKTQGNPNVLALYIDNNDWSGVTYSLGEGKYIDLSKVRNKGGLYFWIKGKLGGEKVYVGILDNQGNDIKSQTKISLNDWIEGSKVSKDWKLVKIPLKKFGDKGKAWDANKQAEVAKDVQWNKIQEVRFSVGKGENQGEPGKPAPVTIFVDQITFTENIDWVDPDIKWDNWKSKAPDVVISDFEGKFGKDKWEPSFGPKSKAEIEMPYKTSKLDGNSLYIKHFEMSDWVDFVLDFTKNGAAHDAKQRDWTNHWGIMFDVYSERAWQSITVQIGDAGNELFVSNTGVPRGRTTVIVPFRTFSKFPYYQPPNAKENGVFDLKNVVSLDFKPGGEGSNGSFEIDNIKLTNQKEVKAAARPALVKVEVKGTGDVINPNISGGLFGINAALWDGDMLDNPKFKVQTAEYAKRINHGIIRYPGGLRADDDHWKEILDNHDWMVDTDEFLAWLKKTGSNAMFTVNFGSGTEQEAAAWVKHTNIDKKAGIVYWEIGNEVYGNWHPYYEKYGKDGGTIYGKRARKFIEAMKKVDPTIKVAVLGVLDGQWNDNVLKETGDIADGLIVHHYPQHLGEENDFALLSAPQDLVPIYSRLHKVVDKWTSHFKKDKKIELWLTEWNSVDFNPGPQTISLENGLFVADYLAMLATENVDNAQYWDIHNDITPEGGDYGYLTRSAEECMNCPRPSYWAFQMASDALRGKLLKTEITGDKESLITTYYTENGKKKSLLVINKSPYSDYELKLNIPGFKGKATVQTLDRSTEKLKEGWANDPSKKAKKGVDISKPVKVGKRTVTLITVE, from the coding sequence ATGATGAAGCGTACATTGACTGCCGCTACCGTCGCCCTCCTCGGCTTCGGCGTAACGGCTACAATGGCTCAGCCGAAAGCACCGCGCGTAGTTCCTTACAAGTTCTTCGACGAACAGTATCGTCCGGGGGGCTTTGACTACGCATACGGCGGCAAGAGCAAAGGTATCACCATCACTAAAGACGGCGGCTACAAGTCTAAGGCTGCCTTGAACATCAAGCTTGACCCGAGCGAATATTCGGGCGCTTCTGTTTGCTTGTACAACGAAACCTTCGACCTCAACAAGTTCATGCTCGACTCCAAGCTCGAATTCATGATCAAGGGTAAGAAGGGTGGCGAAGCCGTTAAGGTCGGCCTTTTGGACGAAGAAGTTTCTGACGGCAAGAAGACCCAGGTCGTTCTCCCGATGAACAAGTACATCCAGGGCGGTGCCGTGACGACGGATTGGAAGAAGGTTTCCATTCCTCTCGTGGACTTCCCGGACCGTGGTCTCTACTGGGACAACACCCGTAAGTCTGAATTCCCGGCTCGCATTGACTGGGACAAGATTGCAGAAATCCGCTTCTCTATCGACAAGAGCGGCGCATCTGATTTCGAAATCTGGGTCGACAACATCGAAATCGTGAAGGGCAACAAGAAGGCCGCTCCGAAGAAGAAGGTTGTCTACTGGGATGAAAACAACGATGTCATTGACGGCCCGAAGAACCCCGAAAAGCTCGACGGCAAGGCTAAGCCTGTCAAGAACGGTACGTTCTACGATAACCAGCTCAAGGGCTTCAGCTACAGCTACGGTGGTCTCTCTGCCCAGCGCGAAGCTGACTCCAAGACTCAGGGCAACCCGAACGTGCTCGCCCTGTACATCGATAACAACGACTGGTCCGGTGTGACCTACTCTCTTGGCGAAGGCAAGTACATTGACCTCTCCAAGGTGCGTAACAAGGGCGGTCTCTACTTCTGGATCAAGGGTAAGCTCGGCGGCGAAAAGGTGTACGTCGGTATCCTCGACAACCAGGGTAATGACATCAAGAGCCAGACCAAGATTAGCCTGAACGACTGGATCGAAGGCTCCAAGGTCAGCAAGGACTGGAAGCTCGTCAAGATTCCTCTGAAGAAGTTCGGCGACAAGGGTAAGGCTTGGGACGCTAACAAGCAGGCCGAAGTTGCTAAGGACGTGCAGTGGAACAAGATTCAGGAAGTCCGCTTCTCTGTGGGCAAGGGTGAAAACCAGGGTGAACCGGGCAAGCCGGCTCCTGTGACCATCTTCGTCGACCAGATTACCTTCACCGAAAATATCGACTGGGTTGACCCGGATATCAAGTGGGATAACTGGAAATCCAAGGCTCCGGATGTCGTGATTTCTGACTTCGAAGGCAAGTTTGGCAAGGACAAGTGGGAACCGTCTTTCGGTCCGAAGTCCAAGGCCGAAATCGAAATGCCGTACAAGACCTCCAAGCTCGACGGCAACAGCCTCTACATCAAGCACTTCGAAATGTCCGACTGGGTGGACTTCGTTCTTGACTTTACCAAGAACGGTGCCGCTCACGACGCTAAGCAGCGCGACTGGACGAACCATTGGGGCATCATGTTCGACGTCTACTCCGAACGTGCATGGCAGTCCATCACGGTTCAGATCGGTGACGCTGGCAACGAACTCTTCGTTTCCAACACCGGTGTACCTCGCGGTCGCACCACGGTGATCGTGCCGTTCCGCACGTTCTCCAAGTTCCCGTACTACCAGCCGCCTAACGCTAAGGAAAACGGCGTGTTCGACCTCAAGAACGTCGTTTCTCTCGACTTCAAACCGGGTGGAGAAGGTTCTAACGGTAGCTTCGAAATCGACAACATTAAGCTCACCAACCAGAAGGAAGTCAAGGCTGCTGCTCGCCCGGCTCTCGTGAAGGTTGAAGTTAAGGGTACCGGCGACGTGATCAACCCGAACATCTCGGGCGGCCTCTTCGGTATCAACGCTGCACTTTGGGATGGCGACATGCTCGACAATCCGAAGTTCAAGGTTCAGACTGCTGAATACGCCAAGCGCATCAACCACGGCATCATCCGTTATCCGGGTGGTCTCCGTGCCGATGACGACCACTGGAAGGAAATCCTCGACAACCACGACTGGATGGTCGATACCGACGAATTCCTCGCTTGGTTGAAGAAGACCGGTTCTAACGCCATGTTCACCGTGAACTTCGGTTCCGGTACCGAACAGGAAGCCGCTGCTTGGGTGAAGCACACCAACATCGACAAGAAGGCCGGCATCGTTTACTGGGAAATCGGTAACGAAGTCTATGGTAACTGGCACCCGTACTATGAAAAGTATGGTAAGGACGGCGGTACCATTTATGGTAAGCGCGCCCGTAAGTTCATCGAAGCCATGAAGAAGGTTGACCCGACTATTAAGGTCGCAGTCCTCGGCGTGCTCGATGGCCAGTGGAACGACAACGTGCTCAAGGAAACCGGCGACATTGCCGACGGTCTCATTGTTCACCACTATCCGCAGCACCTCGGTGAAGAAAACGACTTCGCACTCCTCTCTGCTCCGCAGGACCTCGTTCCTATCTACAGCCGTCTCCATAAGGTTGTGGACAAGTGGACCAGCCACTTCAAGAAGGACAAGAAGATCGAACTCTGGCTCACCGAATGGAACTCCGTGGACTTCAACCCGGGTCCGCAGACCATCTCTCTCGAAAACGGTCTGTTCGTTGCTGACTACCTCGCTATGCTCGCCACTGAAAATGTGGACAACGCACAGTACTGGGATATCCACAACGACATCACTCCGGAAGGCGGTGACTACGGTTACCTGACCCGTTCTGCAGAAGAATGCATGAACTGCCCGCGTCCGAGCTACTGGGCATTCCAGATGGCTTCTGACGCTCTCCGCGGCAAGCTCCTCAAGACCGAAATTACCGGTGACAAGGAATCGCTCATCACGACCTACTACACCGAAAACGGCAAGAAGAAGAGCCTCCTCGTGATCAACAAGAGCCCGTACAGCGACTACGAACTCAAGCTGAACATTCCTGGCTTCAAGGGCAAGGCCACTGTCCAGACTCTCGACCGCAGCACCGAAAAGCTGAAGGAAGGCTGGGCAAACGATCCGTCCAAGAAGGCCAAGAAGGGTGTTGACATCAGCAAGCCGGTCAAGGTCGGCAAGCGCACCGTCACCCTCATCACGGTGGAATAA
- a CDS encoding DUF748 domain-containing protein encodes MKKRYIALIVLAALVILVIVALKVAPGIAKDYVVEHSNELIGRKMKIENVEFSPLSFTVSVDDFAIYEPDGTTPFVAFEKFRINVNPTHLLKKEISVSEIYLKGLYTRVAQRGDKFNFSDILNKFAADSTASDTAAKEEPKADTTATDSAQALNLDPSEALGGFSVAIENITLEKGNIIYEDLKVGSKIHIQDFSVAIPAVYFSNKNTDIGVNLKFANGGDLGVKVQFNMKTQDFGVNVTLNKLALAIAKPYLNDFIKFKDFEGSLGVDLNVAGNVNNVLSSNVSGTVSVDGIKLTETSGKTIGVAHVGVGIAKANVNEMDFRVDSVIVDGAYAHLDLYKDGKTNIDVLLEPLNKPKKASAEPAEKEDPKTAEKSKPLKAVINKLQVVNTNVSASDHTPKQPFNYKVSNIAVNGSNINFNTPCTINVSAAFPEGGALTLKYKGALSDIGTMDAYISVKNLALKHFSPYSHHYTGYPISSGTMAFASENKMNDWNIESKNTIDIYNIDVGDKDGSTDPEYTVPMKVGLYILKDKDDKIQFDVPVKGNVKDPEFSYLKIVWQTVMNLLIKVALSPLKVVGNVAATGAGVVGIDLGKNDEIFIDPLASSFTSEQFAKAQKMVEALAKDKKLKMNFVQNFNMKKTVEAYKTHKLKTDFYKATQNKTTLNELDEKAIVAIEDKDSAYAAYAAEHAKELDRKTMEKEILAMAEARNQELLKTLQQQPGVTKKNVTVTTAPRGALTQRKAMYKVQVDVQ; translated from the coding sequence ATGAAGAAACGTTATATCGCCCTTATCGTTCTCGCGGCACTGGTCATTCTCGTCATTGTCGCACTCAAAGTCGCCCCCGGCATCGCAAAAGACTACGTGGTCGAACACTCCAACGAACTCATCGGTCGCAAGATGAAAATCGAAAACGTGGAATTCAGCCCGTTATCGTTTACCGTCTCCGTCGACGATTTCGCCATCTACGAACCCGATGGCACCACCCCCTTCGTGGCCTTCGAAAAGTTCCGCATCAACGTGAACCCCACGCACCTGCTCAAGAAAGAAATTAGCGTGAGCGAAATCTACTTGAAAGGCCTCTACACCCGTGTAGCGCAAAGAGGCGATAAGTTCAACTTTAGCGACATCTTGAACAAGTTTGCCGCCGATTCCACGGCCAGCGACACCGCCGCCAAGGAAGAACCCAAGGCCGACACCACGGCAACCGACTCTGCTCAGGCCCTGAACCTCGACCCCTCCGAAGCCTTGGGCGGATTCAGCGTCGCCATCGAAAACATCACTCTTGAAAAAGGCAACATCATTTACGAAGACCTCAAGGTGGGTTCCAAGATCCATATCCAGGACTTCTCCGTTGCCATTCCCGCCGTCTACTTCAGCAACAAGAACACCGACATCGGCGTGAACCTCAAGTTCGCAAACGGTGGCGACCTCGGCGTCAAGGTGCAGTTCAACATGAAGACGCAGGACTTCGGCGTGAATGTCACGCTCAACAAGCTCGCCCTCGCCATTGCAAAGCCCTACTTGAACGACTTCATCAAGTTCAAGGATTTCGAAGGCTCCCTCGGGGTTGACCTGAACGTGGCAGGCAACGTGAACAACGTTCTCTCTTCGAACGTGAGCGGCACCGTCTCGGTAGACGGCATCAAGCTCACCGAAACCAGCGGCAAGACCATCGGCGTTGCACACGTAGGCGTTGGCATTGCCAAGGCAAACGTGAACGAAATGGACTTCCGCGTAGATTCCGTGATTGTGGATGGCGCTTACGCACACCTGGATCTTTACAAGGATGGCAAGACCAACATCGACGTTTTGCTTGAACCGCTGAACAAGCCCAAGAAGGCTTCTGCAGAACCTGCAGAAAAGGAAGATCCCAAGACCGCCGAAAAGTCCAAACCGCTCAAGGCCGTAATCAACAAGCTGCAGGTCGTGAACACCAACGTATCCGCAAGCGACCATACTCCGAAGCAGCCGTTCAATTACAAGGTGAGCAACATCGCTGTCAACGGTTCCAACATCAACTTCAACACCCCCTGCACCATCAACGTTTCTGCAGCCTTCCCCGAAGGTGGCGCACTCACGCTCAAGTACAAGGGCGCACTTTCCGACATCGGCACCATGGACGCCTACATCAGCGTGAAGAACCTCGCCCTCAAGCATTTCTCGCCGTATAGCCACCACTACACCGGCTACCCCATCAGCTCGGGCACCATGGCATTCGCCAGCGAAAACAAGATGAACGACTGGAACATCGAAAGTAAGAACACTATCGACATCTACAACATCGACGTCGGTGACAAGGACGGCTCCACCGACCCGGAATACACCGTTCCCATGAAGGTCGGTCTCTATATTCTCAAGGATAAAGATGACAAGATTCAGTTCGATGTTCCCGTGAAGGGCAACGTGAAGGACCCGGAATTCTCTTACCTGAAGATCGTATGGCAGACCGTGATGAATTTGCTCATCAAGGTGGCTCTCTCGCCGCTCAAGGTCGTAGGTAACGTGGCCGCCACGGGCGCAGGCGTTGTGGGTATCGACCTCGGCAAGAACGACGAAATCTTTATCGATCCGCTTGCAAGCTCCTTTACCAGCGAACAGTTCGCCAAGGCCCAGAAGATGGTCGAAGCACTCGCCAAGGACAAGAAACTCAAGATGAACTTTGTGCAGAACTTCAACATGAAAAAGACCGTTGAAGCCTACAAGACGCACAAGCTCAAGACCGACTTCTACAAGGCCACGCAGAACAAGACGACGCTCAACGAACTCGACGAAAAGGCCATTGTCGCCATCGAAGACAAGGACAGCGCCTACGCCGCTTACGCCGCAGAACACGCCAAGGAACTGGACCGCAAGACCATGGAAAAGGAAATCCTCGCCATGGCCGAAGCCCGCAACCAGGAACTCCTCAAGACCTTGCAGCAGCAACCCGGCGTGACCAAGAAAAACGTCACCGTGACTACCGCCCCGCGCGGCGCACTCACCCAGCGCAAGGCCATGTACAAGGTACAGGTTGATGTTCAGTAA